Below is a window of Lacibacter sp. H407 DNA.
GTGGGTTTGCAGAGTTGTTCTATTTTGGGCATTCCAATCAACTTTTCTAAAAGCATGAGAACAATTCAATTCGCCATCGCCTTCAGTTTTATGGCATTAACAGCTGCTGCGCAAAAAAATGATTCTGCAATGTTTAAACGCATTGCTGATAATGTGTTTTATCACAGCACAGCTTACGATAATCTGCGTTTCCTATGTAAACAGGTAGGGCCACGTTTAAGTGGATCGCCGCAGGCAGAAAAATCGGTGAAGGAAACTTATCGTATGATGAAAGAAATGGGTGCCGATACAGTGTACCTGCAGGAGTGCATGGTGCCGCATTGGGTACGTGGTGCAAAAGAAAGTGCTTTATTGGTGGATGAAAAAGGTGCAACCGTTTCACTGAATGTGTGTGCATTGGGCAATAGTGTTGGCACAGGTAAGCAGGGTATAAAAGCCGAAGTGATCGAAGTACGCTCGTTCAAAGAACTGGATGAGTTAGGTGAAAAAGGGGTGAAAGGGAAAATTGTCTTCTATAATTTTCCGATGAACCCAACCAATGTTGAAACCTTTCGTTCGTATGGTGAAGCAGGACAATTTCGTGGACGTGGCCCTTCAATGGCTGCCAAGTATGGCGCTGTTGGTGTAATGGTTCGTTCATTGGCAAGTAATATTGATGACTATCCGCATACGGGTACAACCACGTACAACGATTCATTTCCAAAAATTCCAGCCATTGCTGTTTCAACCCGCCATGCAGA
It encodes the following:
- a CDS encoding M20/M25/M40 family metallo-hydrolase, which codes for MRTIQFAIAFSFMALTAAAQKNDSAMFKRIADNVFYHSTAYDNLRFLCKQVGPRLSGSPQAEKSVKETYRMMKEMGADTVYLQECMVPHWVRGAKESALLVDEKGATVSLNVCALGNSVGTGKQGIKAEVIEVRSFKELDELGEKGVKGKIVFYNFPMNPTNVETFRSYGEAGQFRGRGPSMAAKYGAVGVMVRSLASNIDDYPHTGTTTYNDSFPKIPAIAVSTRHAEYVSSELKKKKRFQLYFRTECVMLADVKSHNVIAEIKGTEFPNEIITVGGHLDSWDLGEGAHDDGAGCVQSMEVIRVYKQLGIKPKRTIRVVMFMNEENGLRGGRKYAEVATAEKNKKFIFALESDAGGFTPRAFGFTAEESVLNKLRNWVPLFKPYGVYEFSAGGGGADIGPLRPLGTTLAGLRPDSQRYFDHHHAANDVFEMVSKRELELGAINMVLLLYVVDQYGL